One window of Cohnella hashimotonis genomic DNA carries:
- the mobA gene encoding molybdenum cofactor guanylyltransferase: protein MSAASVTGAILAGGPKALLGGTLKALLPLQGEAAIVRQVREMRKLCKEIIVVTDTPKPFFDVLDSSVRIITDYYPGRGPLGGMHSALRLARNPLVWIAGSDMPFLSAEEARRLMTGLSDGVQAVIPIVNERPVPLHGLYDSRCSETVAMLLNAGGDSMEGLLGRIQWLGVPTESGTDQNGPGFSFEIHSEADYERAQSLLHMARSTG from the coding sequence ATGTCCGCGGCATCCGTTACCGGCGCGATTCTAGCAGGCGGCCCGAAGGCGCTTTTGGGCGGAACGCTGAAAGCGCTTCTGCCATTGCAAGGAGAGGCAGCGATCGTCAGACAAGTGCGGGAAATGCGCAAGCTATGCAAGGAAATCATCGTCGTCACCGATACGCCGAAGCCTTTTTTCGACGTGTTGGATTCGTCCGTACGTATTATCACGGATTATTACCCGGGGCGAGGACCGCTCGGCGGCATGCATTCGGCGCTTCGTCTCGCGCGGAATCCGCTGGTATGGATCGCCGGCTCGGACATGCCGTTTCTTTCGGCGGAGGAAGCGCGCCGGCTAATGACGGGCTTATCGGATGGGGTTCAAGCGGTAATTCCCATCGTGAACGAGCGGCCGGTCCCGCTGCACGGGCTTTACGACAGCCGCTGCTCGGAGACGGTCGCCATGCTGCTGAACGCGGGCGGCGATAGCATGGAGGGCCTGCTTGGGCGGATACAGTGGCTGGGGGTGCCAACGGAGAGCGGGACGGACCAAAACGGGCCCGGATTTTCGTTCGAGATCCATAGCGAAGCGGACTACGAGCGCGCCCAAAGCCTGCTGCACATGGCTCGTTCCACCGGCTGA